In one Oncorhynchus nerka isolate Pitt River linkage group LG7, Oner_Uvic_2.0, whole genome shotgun sequence genomic region, the following are encoded:
- the taf11 gene encoding transcription initiation factor TFIID subunit 11, protein MADPARIKTESNSENSLAARESPKTEDTEEVPVTSDADTESKDSSSQSLKREHKQDSVAGDDEDEGTSDQPASKKLKVEPEKKKEKRQKVDEDEIQKMQVLVSSFSEEQLNRYEMYRRSAFPKAAIKRLIQSITGSSVSQNVVIAMSGISKVFAGEIVEEALDVCEKWGDTPPLQPKHMREAVRRLKSREQIPNTKHKNILFH, encoded by the exons ATGGCAGACCCAGCTAGGATAAAGACTGAATCCAACTCTGAGAATTCATTGGCTGCTAGAGAAAGCCCTAAAACCGAAGACACTGAAGAAGTGCCTGTGACCTCTGATGCAGACACCGAATCAAAAGATTCCTCCTCACAATCACTCAAACGCGAACACAAACAG gactctgtTGCTGGAGATGATGAGGATGAGGGAACCTCAGATCAACCAGCTTCCAAAAAACTAAAAGTTGAGCCTGAGAAGAAAAAGGAGAAGCGGCAAAAGGTTGACGAGGATGAGATACAGAAGATGCA GGTTTTGGTCTCATCCTTCTCTGAGGAGCAGCTTAACCGCTATGAGATGTATAGACGCTCTGCTTTCCCCAAAGCTGCCATCAAGAGG CTGATACAGTCCATTACAGGATCCTCAGTCTCTCAAAATGTGGTTATCGCCATGTCTGGTATTTCCAAGGTCTTCGCTGGAGAAATAGTGGAGGAAG CTCTGGATGTGTGTGAGAAGTGGGGGGACACGCCTCCCCTGCAGCCCAAGCACATGAGGGAGGCTGTCAGGAGGCTgaagagcagagagcagatcccCAACACCAAGCACAAGAACATCCTCTTTCACTGA